From Psychroflexus torquis ATCC 700755, the proteins below share one genomic window:
- a CDS encoding TonB-dependent receptor has product MKKSIFIIFTLFASIMYGQNGTIKGKILDKQSELPLIGANVELLGAKISKGVITDFDGYFTLTDVPVGRKTIRVSYIGYETSTIPDIEVSTGKDVDVTVALTESYGSLDEIIITSSTNKIKSLNKFSAVSARQFGVKEVARYAGGRNDVARLVSNFAGVASPDDSRNDIVVRGNSPTGLLWRVEGIPIPSPNHFSALGTTGSPVSALNPNLLKNSDFITSAFPAEYGNAIGGVFDLGFRNGNKDEYEYSFQVGAFTGLEATAEGPLNRKNNGSFLVAARYSLIGLIGGAGTSDTPNYSDVSFNINLGKSKLGTFSLFGIMGTSSIDLIGEDFDEDDLFSAEDENSYVSSNIGVLGAKHLLSIGEKSYLKTVIAGASNSSDFEEDRIIDLATDNERIIRFAENNNEETRLTFSTLFNTKINNKFTLRTGLLLENFSADLDRKQRDEQEDLNGDGDPDLVTIRSINGSYNVFQPYIQTKYRLTEKLTLNTGIHTMYSDLNKQFVVEPRASMSYRIHPKHTINLGYGLHHQNIATPLLFLNEEVNGVITNPNENLDFVRSQHYVLGYDVKIAPSWRAKIETYYQKIDNAAIDGSPSSYSSLTEGADFTFSSDNTDLVSSGTGENIGLELTLEKSFSKGYHALITSSFFESTYKGSDGIERSTPFNGGHIFNFLAGKEFKFGENKKNIFSIDARFVTSGGNRFTPVNLEASQNAGYEVLQDDLAFSEQYEDYLRLDLKFAVTLNSNKKKTSHKFYVDFQNLTNRDNVFVRRYNRSTSSVEQINQIGFFPDFGYRFQF; this is encoded by the coding sequence ATGAAAAAATCAATTTTTATTATTTTCACGTTATTTGCCTCCATAATGTATGGACAGAATGGAACTATAAAAGGTAAAATTCTCGATAAACAATCCGAACTTCCACTGATAGGAGCTAATGTAGAACTCTTGGGGGCTAAAATTTCCAAAGGTGTAATTACAGACTTTGACGGGTATTTTACATTAACTGATGTCCCTGTAGGCAGAAAAACCATTAGAGTAAGTTACATTGGCTATGAAACCAGTACAATTCCAGATATTGAAGTGAGTACAGGAAAAGATGTAGATGTTACCGTAGCACTTACAGAATCTTATGGGAGTCTAGATGAGATTATAATTACAAGTAGTACGAATAAAATAAAATCTTTAAACAAATTTTCGGCAGTCTCAGCACGTCAATTTGGTGTAAAAGAAGTTGCAAGATATGCTGGTGGAAGAAATGATGTTGCACGATTGGTAAGTAATTTTGCAGGAGTAGCTTCACCAGATGATAGCCGTAATGATATCGTAGTTCGGGGTAATTCTCCAACAGGGCTGTTATGGCGGGTAGAAGGTATTCCAATTCCAAGTCCCAATCATTTTTCAGCCTTAGGGACAACAGGAAGCCCAGTATCTGCATTAAATCCCAATCTTCTTAAAAATTCAGACTTTATAACCTCTGCATTCCCTGCCGAATATGGTAATGCAATTGGAGGTGTTTTTGATCTGGGTTTTAGAAATGGAAACAAAGATGAGTATGAGTATTCTTTTCAGGTGGGAGCATTCACGGGTTTAGAAGCAACGGCAGAAGGCCCATTGAACAGAAAGAATAACGGCTCGTTTTTGGTGGCTGCACGATACTCGCTTATCGGACTTATAGGAGGGGCAGGAACCAGCGACACCCCTAATTATTCCGATGTTTCATTTAATATTAATTTAGGAAAAAGTAAACTTGGTACGTTCTCTTTATTTGGAATCATGGGTACATCAAGCATCGATTTAATTGGTGAGGATTTTGATGAAGATGACCTTTTCTCAGCAGAAGATGAAAACTCTTATGTGTCTTCTAACATTGGTGTTTTAGGAGCTAAGCATTTACTGAGCATTGGCGAAAAATCGTATTTAAAAACAGTCATTGCAGGCGCATCGAATAGCAGCGATTTTGAAGAAGACCGTATTATTGATTTGGCTACCGATAACGAAAGAATTATAAGATTTGCAGAAAATAACAATGAAGAAACTAGATTAACATTTTCAACATTATTCAATACTAAAATCAACAATAAATTCACCCTTAGAACAGGATTATTATTAGAGAATTTCTCAGCAGATTTAGATAGAAAGCAGAGAGATGAACAAGAAGATTTAAACGGTGATGGAGACCCTGATTTAGTAACCATTAGAAGTATTAACGGGAGTTATAATGTATTTCAACCCTACATTCAAACTAAATACAGATTGACTGAAAAACTGACCTTAAATACAGGAATACATACCATGTATAGTGATCTTAATAAACAGTTTGTTGTAGAACCAAGAGCCTCTATGTCTTATAGAATACACCCTAAACATACCATAAATCTAGGGTACGGTCTTCATCATCAAAATATAGCCACCCCATTATTATTTCTAAATGAAGAAGTAAATGGAGTGATCACAAACCCTAATGAAAATTTAGATTTTGTGAGAAGTCAGCACTATGTTTTAGGCTATGATGTTAAAATTGCACCTAGCTGGAGAGCAAAAATAGAAACCTATTATCAAAAAATAGATAATGCTGCCATAGACGGATCCCCATCTAGTTATTCTTCGTTGACTGAAGGTGCAGATTTCACGTTTTCATCAGATAATACAGATTTAGTTAGTTCAGGAACTGGAGAAAACATAGGATTGGAACTCACCTTAGAAAAATCATTTAGCAAAGGATATCATGCCTTGATAACAAGTTCTTTTTTTGAGAGCACTTATAAAGGTAGTGATGGCATTGAACGAAGCACCCCTTTTAATGGTGGTCACATCTTTAATTTTTTAGCTGGAAAAGAGTTTAAGTTTGGAGAGAATAAGAAAAATATTTTTTCCATCGATGCTCGTTTTGTAACCTCAGGAGGAAATCGTTTTACACCTGTTAATTTAGAGGCTTCTCAAAATGCAGGGTATGAAGTCTTACAAGATGATTTAGCGTTTAGTGAGCAATATGAAGATTACCTGAGACTAGATTTAAAATTTGCAGTAACGCTTAATAGCAATAAGAAAAAAACATCTCATAAATTTTATGTAGACTTCCAAAACCTTACCAATAGAGATAATGTTTTTGTTAGAAGATATAATAGAAGTACTAGTAGCGTCGAACAAATAAATCAAATTGGCTTTTTCCCTGATTTTGGTTACCGTTTTCAATTTTAA
- a CDS encoding Crp/Fnr family transcriptional regulator, which yields MYKQVISFFKQFIDLEEKDILLIEELTTVKHFSKNEFILIQGKVCDFVAFINKGAFRGFYSVDGQEYTKQFLLEGGFCTDYASFLTEKKSLTYLQATEDSTVIVFEKKDVDFMYKAIPNFVQFGKLLAENLYIAVTDIKASFILNSPEERYANMLITRPEVIQRVPQYMIASYLGITPEALSRIRRRLGKTQKYKD from the coding sequence ATGTATAAGCAGGTTATTTCATTTTTCAAACAATTTATAGACTTAGAAGAAAAGGATATTCTTCTTATTGAAGAGTTGACAACAGTAAAACATTTTTCGAAAAATGAATTTATTTTAATACAGGGAAAGGTATGTGATTTCGTTGCCTTTATAAATAAAGGAGCGTTTAGAGGCTTTTATTCGGTTGATGGTCAAGAATACACCAAACAATTTTTATTGGAAGGTGGGTTTTGTACAGATTATGCAAGTTTTTTAACCGAGAAAAAGTCTTTGACTTATTTACAGGCTACTGAAGATAGTACGGTTATTGTTTTTGAAAAAAAGGATGTTGATTTTATGTACAAAGCCATTCCGAATTTTGTGCAATTCGGAAAGTTGCTAGCTGAAAACTTGTATATAGCAGTAACTGATATTAAAGCATCATTTATTTTAAATTCTCCAGAAGAGCGTTATGCCAATATGCTTATCACTAGACCAGAAGTAATACAACGAGTTCCTCAATATATGATTGCATCCTATCTTGGTATTACTCCAGAAGCTTTAAGTAGAATACGAAGACGTTTAGGAAAAACGCAAAAATACAAAGACTAA
- a CDS encoding L-lactate MFS transporter, with protein MYLNKESSFAKSNYNRWFAPIAALSIHLCIGQIYAFSVFNKPLTKIIGITEQLPEDWKLSELGWIFTLAIFFLGASTAVLGKWVERVGPRQTMFFAAIFFSSGFLLSSLGIYLHELWMLYLGSGVLGGIGLGLGYISPVSTLIKWFPDRPGMAIGMAIMGFGGGAMIASPLSVYLIEFYATETSTGVSETFLTMGLLYLVIMLFGSFIVRIPRESWKPKGYDPTTTKKNKLITTQNVLVDKAVKTPQFWLLFMVLGLNVSAGIGVLSQASVMIQEMFSTENMGATEAVTVTDAAVFVGLLSLFNMIGRFVWSTLSDYLGRKTTYSIFFTLGIFLYIFIPFTVEIGSVLLFTIAFSIIISMYGGGFATIPAYLRDMFGPKQIGAIHGKLLLSWSMAAIIGPVTINYLREYQMEVLNMPNADVYNLTMYLMAGLLFIGLLCNLFIKPVDSKYHTD; from the coding sequence ATGTATTTAAACAAAGAGAGTAGTTTCGCAAAAAGCAATTATAATCGTTGGTTTGCTCCAATTGCTGCCTTGAGTATTCATTTATGTATCGGTCAAATTTATGCTTTTAGTGTTTTTAATAAACCACTCACCAAAATTATTGGAATCACAGAACAACTTCCAGAAGATTGGAAACTTTCTGAATTGGGTTGGATTTTTACCCTTGCTATTTTCTTCTTAGGAGCCTCTACGGCTGTTTTAGGGAAATGGGTAGAAAGGGTTGGCCCCAGACAAACGATGTTCTTTGCAGCGATTTTTTTTAGTAGCGGCTTTTTACTTTCTTCTTTAGGTATTTATTTACATGAACTTTGGATGCTTTATTTAGGTTCTGGCGTATTAGGTGGTATCGGTTTGGGATTAGGATATATCTCACCCGTAAGCACCTTGATCAAATGGTTTCCAGATCGACCTGGTATGGCTATCGGAATGGCTATTATGGGCTTTGGTGGTGGAGCTATGATTGCCTCTCCTTTAAGTGTGTATTTAATAGAGTTTTATGCAACCGAAACCTCAACGGGAGTATCGGAAACCTTTTTAACTATGGGTTTACTTTATTTGGTAATAATGCTGTTTGGTTCTTTTATTGTAAGAATACCACGTGAAAGCTGGAAGCCTAAAGGATACGACCCTACTACCACCAAGAAAAATAAATTAATTACCACACAGAATGTTTTGGTAGATAAAGCTGTTAAAACACCACAATTTTGGTTGCTTTTTATGGTATTGGGATTAAATGTAAGCGCAGGGATAGGTGTTTTAAGTCAAGCCAGTGTGATGATACAAGAAATGTTTAGCACAGAAAACATGGGAGCTACTGAAGCAGTAACTGTGACAGACGCTGCTGTTTTTGTTGGATTACTTAGTTTGTTTAATATGATAGGTCGATTTGTGTGGTCAACATTAAGCGATTATTTAGGACGTAAAACCACCTATTCCATCTTCTTTACCTTAGGGATCTTCCTTTATATATTTATTCCATTTACGGTTGAAATAGGGAGTGTGTTATTATTTACGATAGCCTTTTCTATTATTATTAGTATGTATGGTGGAGGTTTTGCTACGATACCGGCTTATTTAAGAGATATGTTTGGCCCTAAACAAATTGGAGCGATCCATGGTAAATTGTTATTATCTTGGAGTATGGCAGCCATCATAGGGCCTGTAACCATAAATTACTTAAGAGAATATCAAATGGAAGTTTTAAACATGCCAAATGCCGATGTATATAACTTAACCATGTACTTGATGGCTGGTTTATTATTTATAGGACTTTTATGTAATTTATTTATTAAACCTGTTGACTCTAAATACCATACCGATTAA